In Trichoderma breve strain T069 chromosome 4, whole genome shotgun sequence, the following proteins share a genomic window:
- a CDS encoding cutinase domain-containing protein, which produces MRGLALSLSLLAASSTAAAATQPTCAKGLYMVVARGSEEPAGTGVTGNLTSQIAARVPNSQVVPVDYPATLSDYEDSEGDGVKAMQTLLNNYGQACPGSKIAILGYSQGAQVSSDSVCGSAGEPFIDDKAMSDEVMNSVVAIAIFGDPTHVANLTYDRGTSVKDGLFNRSSASVDQCKKYASRIISYCDKGDIYCDSGSNLTVHHLYIDRYGDEIVDFVVSQYEKSTSTSSGSNATATAPFPTTKPTSGGGSGSNSTAPTRTGAPTISPTKGSGANMLTSSLMLGGLLTVLSAVSQML; this is translated from the exons ATGCGTGGTCTCGCCCTGTCCCTGTCCCTGCTCGCCGCCAGCTCAACGGCCGCCGCGGCTACCCAGCCGACGTGCGCAAAGGGCCTCTACATGGTCGTCGCCCGAGGCAGCGAAGAGCCCGCGGGCACCGGTGTGACGGGCAACCTCACGAGCCAGATTGCCGCAAGGGTGCCCAACAGCCAGGTCGTGCCCGTCGACTACCCGGCCACGCTCAGCGACTACGAGGACTCCGAGGGCGACGGCGTCAAGGCGATGCAGACGCTGCTCAACAACTACGGCCAGGCCTGCCCGGGCAGCAAGATTGCGATTCTGGGCTACTCTCAG GGCGCGCAAGTCTCGTCTGATTCCGTCTGCGGCAGCGCCGGCGAGCCTTTCATTGACGACAAGGCCATGTCGGACGAGGTCATGAACAGCG tcgttgccattgccattttCGGAGACCCAACCCATGTCGCCAATCTGACGTACGACAGAGGCACCAGCGTCAAGGACGGC CTCTTCAACCGAAGCTCGGCCAGTGTCGACCAGTGCAAGAAATACGCCAGCCGTATCATCTCGTACTGCGACAAGGGCGACATCTACTGCGACTCCGGCAGCAACTTGACCGTCCACCACCTGTACATCGACCGCTACGGCGACGAGATTGTCGACTTTGTCGTCAGCCAGTACGAGAagagcaccagcaccagctccgGTTCCAACGCAACCGCCACGGCTCCCTTTCCCACGACTAAGCCCACCAGCGGtggtggcagcggcagcaacagcaccgcCCCGACCCGAACTGGTGCTCCTACTATCAGCCCGACCAAGGGATCTGGTGCGAATATGTTGACGAGCAGCTTGATGCTGGGAGGTCTGTTGACGGTTCTATCGGCCGTGTCTCAGATGCTGTAA
- a CDS encoding major facilitator superfamily domain-containing protein codes for MEADEKKGQFKMGQPEPPAVLESGVLPSGRTSSDNSQFLDKAEIERLGRARPAVLSSWLTEVLFVATIVLSMTMSEYFIGGFNIILPPVADALNIPENTRTWPAGVINLTTAAFLMPFSRLCDIYGARSVFLFGHIWFMIWSLVCGFSQNTIMLIICRALQGVGTSAFTPAGLALLGQTYRPGPRKNLVFAIWGAFACLGFYFGIFMGAVTADFMTWRWYFWIGAIIIFCIAFTGFLTIPRNLHDQDDTIRMDWWGLCTIVPGLILVVFAFTDGGHAPRGWQTPYIYVTFIIGMLFLIAGVYTQGWVSAQPLLPADLFRPKYMKRLSLALFCLYGVFGLYLFYSSYYIETVLNTTPILTAAWFTPLAIGGVCLAVCGGFVMHMISNRILMMISSVGFLLSVLLFAIIPNRVDGHPSTGFLYWAYIFPAMLCGTIGVDITYNVTNVFITTSMPRRLQATAGGLINTLLYLGLAFWLGIAEMAVSEADRRKLPEGLSLRQQYKIGFWIGVAMAGLSLILVLTIKIDKAAAELTADEKAAQAQREAVSN; via the exons ATGGAGGCCGACGAGAAAAAGGGACAATTCAAAATGGGCCAGCCAGAGCCTCCCGCCGTCTTGGAATCCGGCGTCCTCCCCTCTGGCCGGACATCGTCAGACAACAGCCAATTCCTCGACAAAGCCGAGATCGAACGCCTGGGTCGAGCCCGTCCGGCCGTTCTCAGCTCATGGCTCACCGAAgtcctcttcgtcgccaCCATTGTGCTGTCCATGACCATGAGCGAGTACTTCATCGGCGgcttcaacatcatcctaCCCCCTGTAGCCGACGCCCTCAACATCCCCGAAAACACACGGACATGGCCCGCTGGCGTCATCAACCTGACGACAGCAGCCTTCCTGATGCCCTTTTCACGCCTGTGCGACATCTACGGCGCTCGTTCCGTCTTCCTGTTTGGCCACATCTGGTTCATGATCTGGTCTCTCGTCTGCGGCTTCAgccaaaacaccatcatgctcatcatctgccgTGCCCTCCAGGGCGTTGGAACGTCAGCCTTCACCCCTGCTGGCCTCGCTCTCCTGGGTCAGACGTACCGCCCCGGCCCGCGCAAGAACCTCGTCTTCGCCATCTGGGGTGCCTTTGCCTGTCTGGGCTTCTATTTCGGCATCTTTATGGGCGCTGTGACCGCAGACTTCATGACTTGGCGGTGGTACTTCTGGatcggcgccatcatcatcttttgcATTGCTTTTACGGGCTTCCTCACTATCCCGCGTAACCTTCATGATCAGGACGATACTATTCGCATGGACTGGTGGGGTCTCTGCACGATTGTGCCGGGCTtgatcctcgtcgtctttgccTTTACGGACGGAGGCCATGCGCCGCGCGGCTGGCAGACGCCATACATCTATGTGACGTTTATCATTGGCATGCTGTTCCTCATTGCCGGTGTGTACACCCAGGGCTGGGTGTCTGCTCAGCCGCTGCTCCCTGCAGACCTGTTTCGTCCCAAGTACATGAAGCGGCTGTCTTTAGCTCTGTTTTGCTTGTACGGTGTCTTTGGCTTGTATCTGTTTTACTCGAGCTACTA CATCGAAACCGTACTCAACACGACTCCCATCCTTACCGCTGCTTGGTTCACTCCCTTGGCCATCGGAGGCGTGTGTCTCGCGGTCTGCGGCGGCTTCGTCATGCACATGATATCAAACCGTATCCTGATGATGATCTCCAGCGTGGGCTTCCTCTTGTCGGTGCTCCTGTTTGCCATCATCCCCAACCGCGTCGACGGCCACCCTTCGACCGGCTTCCTCTACTGGGCATACATCTTCCCGGCCATGCTGTGCGGCACCATCGGTGTCGACATCACCTACAACGTCACCAACGTCTTCATTACCACGTCGATGCCGCGGCGTCTTCAGGCTACTGCTGGCGGCCTCATCAACACTCTGCTGTATCTCGGTCTGGCGTTCTGGCTGGGCATTGCCGAGATGGCCGTGTCTGAGGCTGACAGGAGGAAGTTACCCGAAGGACTCAGTCTGCGACAGCAGTACAAGATTGGCTTCTGGATTGGCGTTGCCATGGCTGGGCTGTCGCTGATACTAGTGCTGACCATTAAGATTGAcaaggcggcggctgagTTGACAGCTGATGAAAAGGCAGCTCAAGCACAGCGCGAAGCAGTCTCAAACTAA
- a CDS encoding coA-transferase family III domain-containing protein — protein sequence MGISSNLVNRTSFTAADIVKDIWTSLHLPPHALSSLTLPGHQVGPATPSSFKIGHLAQSSIALSALTASLVHSGRSSSSSPATSTSPIPRVSVPLDHALIEFKSERLYSIDNQPLESVWGTIGGLHKTADGYVRIHDNFPNHALGTLQLLGLPPTASRQDVAAKVAQWKSVDLETEATEKGKLAIYALRSYAEWDALPQASAIDDNPILIKQLTPGPPKTLPETSSSRCLQGVRILEMSRVIAAPVTGKTLAAHGADVLWVTSPNLPNQPGLDRDLSRGKRTIQLDIHKPDEKERLLELLRSCDVFIQGYRPGSLAAYGLSPEELQKANPDIICANLSTFGPSGPWSQRRGYDSLVQTCTGMNVSEAEHFGAGEPARVMPCQALDHAAGYLLATGITAALHRRAQVGGSWVVDVSLAGVMKYLRSLGQYPGKTGFESQDVQAQEDVHPDFLETRDTAFGSMRAVSHSASVEGCEVGWEEMPKPLGSDEARWL from the coding sequence ATGGGCATCTCAAGCAACCTCGTAAACCGCACCTCCTTCACCGCGGCCGACATCGTCAAGGACATCTGGaccagcctccatctccctcctcacgccctctcatctctcactCTCCCTGGCCATCAAGTCGGACCAGCCACGCCATCGTCTTTCAAAATTGGACACCTCGCACAAAGCTCAATTGCTCTATCCGCACTTACAGCATCTCTCGTCCACAGCGGACgatcttcatcctcctcaccaGCAACATCTACATCTCCCATTCCCCGCGTCAGCGTCCCTCTCGACCACGCCCTGATAGAATTCAAATCCGAGCGCCTCTACAGCATCGACAACCAGCCCCTCGAATCTGTCTGGGGCACAATCGGCGGCCTTCACAAAACTGCAGATGGCTACGTCCGCATCCACGACAACTTCCCCAATCACGCCCTAGGAacgctccagctcctcggccTGCCGCCGACAGCCTCCCGTCAAGATGTCGCTGCCAAGGTAGCTCAATGGAAGAGCGTCGATCTCGAAACCGAAGCCACGGAGAAAGGAAAGCTCGCCATTTACGCTCTGCGATCATATGCTGAATGGGACGCTCTCCCACAGGCATCAGCCATCGACGACAATCCCATTCTCATCAAACAGCTCACCCCAGGACCACCAAAGACCTTACCCGAGACTAGTTCCAGCCGCTGTCTCCAGGGCGTTCGCATCCTCGAAATGAGCCGTGTCATCGCCGCCCCCGTAACAGGCAAAACTCTCGCCGCTCACGGCGCCGACGTCTTATGGGTGACGAGTCCCAACCTGCCAAACCAGCCCGGACTAGACAGAGACCTAAGCCGCGGCAAACGCACCATCCAGCTAGACATCCACAAGCCCGACGAAAAAGAGCGTCTACTCGAGCTCCTGCGTTCCTGCGACGTCTTCATCCAGGGGTATCGCCCAGGCAGCCTCGCCGCATACGGCCTCTCGCCCGAAGAGCTCCAAAAGGCAAACCCGGACATCATCTGCGCAAACCTCTCCACCTTTGGACCGTCCGGCCCGTGGTCTCAGCGCCGGGGGTACGATTCTCTCGTGCAGACGTGTACCGGCATGAACGTCTCCGAGGCAGAGCATTTTGGGGCCGGCGAGCCTGCGCGCGTGATGCCTTGCCAGGCGCTCGACCACGCTGCGGGTTATCTCCTCGCCACGGGAATTACCGCCGCGCTTCATCGACGGGCTCAAGTTGGGGGATCGTGGGTTGTGGATGTTTCGCTGGCGGGAGTGATGAAGTATCTGCGTAGCTTGGGACAGTATCCTGGAAAGACGGGGTTTGAGAGTCAAGATGTGCAGGCTCAGGAGGATGTGCATCCCGACTTTCTCGAGACGAGGGATACGGCGTTTGGAAGCATGAGGGCGGTTAGCCATAGTGCGAGTGTTGAGGGGTGTGAAGTTGGGTGGGAGGAGATGCCGAAGCCGCTGGGGTCTGATGAGGCGAGATGGCTGTAG
- a CDS encoding fumarylacetoacetate (FAA) hydrolase family domain-containing protein, producing the protein MASNPLNMSRFTLATLCIEDKPVAAIGVDDNFYLLSDSLPSFKYTTVKDILGSWPDTLPILEEFAQNIRTDQNVSCGSLINLDNAQLLTPIMYPNKLVAVGANYTGHLKEMGLTAEKWASMPFFIRPPTTSLVGPGKTVRIPRSTKQFDWECELAVVVGKKLRHASREEAAEGIAGYSIGLDLSCRDLIPAGNELQVDLMRGKAQDTMAPCGPFIVPAKFLPDTADLRIRLSVNDKPMMDASTSEMLYKCDEQLSIISSYMTLEPGDIVFTGSPSGSAHVHGDCWLKPGDHILAEIEGIGRLDVTMIPDDES; encoded by the coding sequence atggcctccAATCCTTTAAACATGTCGAGGTTTACTCTTGCTACACTTTGTATCGAAGACAAGCCTGTCGCAGCCATCGGGGTTGATGACAATTTCTACTTGCTTTCTGATTCACTTCCTTCGTTCAAGTATACAACGGTCAAAGACATTTTGGGATCATGGCCAGACACTTTACCAATACTGGAAGAATTTGCCCAGAACATTAGAACGGATCAGAATGTGTCGTGTGGAAGCCTAATCAACTTGGACAATGCCCAGCTCCTCACTCCCATCATGTACCCCAACAAACTGGTCGCAGTTGGTGCAAATTACACTGGCCATCTTAAGGAAATGGGTCTAACTGCAGAAAAGTGGGCGAGCATGCCGTTCTTCATCAGACCTCCGACTACGAGTCTTGTCGGACCAGGAAAGACTGTCAGAATCCCCAGATCTACGAAACAATTCGACTGGGAGTGTGAGTTGGCCGTGGTAGtgggcaagaagctgagACATGCCAGCCgggaagaagcagccgagGGTATCGCTGGCTACAGTATCGGACTGGATCTCTCGTGCAGAGATTTAATTCCAGCTGGCAACGAGCTGCAAGTCGATCTCATGCGCGGAAAAGCACAAGATACCATGGCGCCCTGTGGGCCATTTATTGTGCCGGCCAAGTTCCTACCTGATACAGCCGACTTACGCATCCGACTATCCGTCAACGATAAGCCCATGATGGATGCGTCTACTAGTGAAATGCTGTACAAGTGTGACGAGCAGCTGAGCATTATCAGCAGTTACATGACTCTCGAACCGGGCGACATTGTGTTTACCGGATCCCCATCAGGGTCagcacatgtacatgggGATTGTTGGCTGAAGCCAGGCGATCACATCTTGGCGGAAATCGAAGGGATAGGGCGGCTTGATGTGACAATGATTCCGGACGATGAGAGTTGA
- a CDS encoding fungal specific transcription factor domain-containing protein — translation MISHHNRRRRVALACDSCRERKVRCDGAKPVCGTCRARNRQSLCVYQLLGDNGKAGSEREYVQSLLARINLLEQQVRQKGDDCRRSSPDSVPPTATESRGVSSSVPLSSTSDTLPRHRENPLTFKASPTTIPSQHDASPVNAMGAAVPATMVNDSLNVNRQYYGQSSIVSLLRQASRNRTRTENNEYVETQQAREARHVPAATTAKSASIGLLHDQFCLPPRRVTDGLLEVYRKEAHIFHPWVHFDSFMALYRSIWSGDDLEEVSNLPDIGLGGSNCPTTVFYCALNAMLAEACQFSDIPPQDKRSNSTMFYERARALLQVDLLDSGSLSHIQTLLLVAQYLQSTELATQCWNLVGMAYRMSVAIGLHHDEMSAGLSSLEREMRRRTWHACLQMELIMSMTMGRPVQLGIEHNVPLPLAIDDEYLSPTRCDCRQPDSIVSRNQYLVESLKLVQVLSQVLSTMYNATRDEEQKVSSGVPISTMRAKLMDMLQIEASLDNFESSLHPSLKWDVYCSSMAANDVFVRQSNVLHARILHLKLLLHRPALSLYCSPKGNSDPPSEITSGLNRFPNPYPADSAVACVKAACGLIDVIGRAVASGSGGAWWYCVFYLISGSLVLALAESRDELVAYLEVNTLESAWSKCDQALCRMAKLVDGPVQDYATALRELRRRATERDRQQPEASQRENGQSVPEQAPTNQFESTGKTALQYETLHSQLRRQSHTFMGDLLQEYLDPPALQNWDAILNDVRLSYLAPEREDCPIPPGLY, via the exons ATGATATCACACCACAACAGGCGAAGACGCGTAGCTCTCGCCTGCGACAGCTGTAGGGAGCGTAAAGTTCGATGTGATGGGGCGAAGCCTGTTTGCGGGACGTGTCGGGCGAGAAACCGACAATCTCTATGTGTTTACCAGTTGCTCGGCGACAATGGGAAAGCAGGGAGCGAACGAGA ATATGTTCAGTCACTACTCGCACGAATCAACCTTTTAGAACAACAGGTCCGGCAAAAAGGCGATGACTGCCGTAGGAGTTCACCAGATTCCGTGCCTCCTACAGCTACAGAGAGTCGCGGCGTTTCATCATCCgtgcctctctcttctaCCAGTGACACACTGCCTCGCCATAGAGAGAACCCCTTAACTTTCAAGGCGTCGCCTACAACTATACCCTCGCAACACGATGCCAGCCCAGTCAATGCAATGGGCGCCGCTGTGCCGGCGACAATGGTGAATGATTCGCTCAACGTAAACAGGCAGTACTATGGACAGTCTTCGATCGTTTCACTCCTACGGCAGGCTAGCCGTAATAGAACACGGACAGAGAACAATGAATATGTTGAGACGCAGcaagcaagagaagctcgccaCGTACCTGCTGCTACCACCGCGAAATCGGCATCGATTGGGCTGCTCCATGACCAATTTTGCCTCCCACCTAGACGAGTGACAGATGGCCTTCTCGAGGTTTACCGGAAGGAAGCGCACATATTTCATCCCTGGGTACATTTTGACAGTTTCATGGCTCTCTATCGCTCGATCTGGTCTGGGGATGACTTAGAGGAAGTGTCCAATTTGCCAGACATTGGactcggcggcagcaattGTCCGACAACCGTATTCTATTGCGCATTGAATGCCATGCTAGCCGAAGCGTGTCAATTCTCTGACATACCGCCACAAGACAAGAGATCCAACTCGACGATGTTTTACGAACGAGCACGAGCGCTCTTACAAGTCGACTTGCTCGATAGTGGCAGCTTGTCCCACATACAGACGCTATTACTTGTGGCACAGTACTTGCAATCTACCGAATTGGCGACCCAATGTTGGAATTTGGTGGGCATGGCGTATCGCATGTCTGTGGCCATCGGTTTGCATCACGACGAAATGTCTGCCGGCTTGAGCTCGCTGGAGAGGGAGATGCGGAGACGAACGTGGCATGCCTGTCTCCAAATGGAATT GATCATGAGTATGACCATGGGTCGCCCGGTTCAGTTGGGAATCGAGCACAACGTTCCGCTGCCTCTGGCAATTGACGATGAGTACCTGTCTCCTACTCGGTGTGACTGTCGTCAACCTGATAGTATTGTCTCTCGTAATCAGTACCTAGTGGAGAGCTTGAAATTAGTACAAGTTCTCAGCCAAGTTCTCTCCACCATGTACAATGCGACGAGGGATGAGGAACAAAAGGTTTCTAGTGGTGTCCCAATCAGTACGATGCGGGCCAAGCTCATGGATATGCTACAAATTGAAGCCTCATTGGATAACTTCGAGTCATCTCTACACCCGAGTCTCAAATGGGACGTATATTGCTCGAGCATGGCAGCAAATGATGTATTTGTACGTCAATCCAATGTGCTCCATGCAAG AATCTTACATCTTAAATTACTGCTTCATCGTCCAGCGTTGAGTCTCTACTGCTCTCCCAAGGGTAACAGCGACCCGCCATCGGAAATAACATCTGGCCTAAATCGGTTCCCAAACCCTTATCCGGCTGATTCTGCGGTAGCTTGTGTCAAAGCGGCCTGTGGGTTGATTGACGTGATAGGTCGAGCAGTTGCAAGTGGCTCTGGTGGTGCTTGGTGGTACTGTGTCTTTT ATCTTATATCTGGTAGTCTTGTCTTGGCTCTTGCAGAGTCTCGAGATGAGCTCGTAGCCTACTTAGAAGTGAATACCTTGGAGTCGGCTTGGTCAAAGTGTGATCAGGCTCTGTGTCGAATGGCAAAACTAGTCGATGGACCTGTGCAAGATTATGCCACTGCCTTGCGCGAGCTGAGGAGGCGTGCCACAGAGCGAG ACAGACAACAGCCTGAGGCGAGTCAACGAGAGAATGGGCAAAGTGTGCCAGAACAAGCTCCCACAAATCAGTTTGAGTCTACTGGAAAGACTGCGCTACAATACGAGACTCTTCACAGTCAGCTAAGAAGACAAAGTCATACTTTTATGGGGGATCTGCTACAAGAGTACCTTGATCCACCAGCATTGCAGAATTGGGATGCGATTCTAAATGACGTTCGGCTCTCCTATCTTGCCCCGGAGCGGGAAGACTGCCCTATACCGCCGGGTTTGTATTAG